In Anaerolineales bacterium, one DNA window encodes the following:
- a CDS encoding DUF3159 domain-containing protein yields MPEKARELLEEFHSVTGKVGLLDTIIPPVLFLLLNGLAGFETAMAGSLGLAFVIAIVRLRRRQSLAYALAGMGSVGLAIALAYLLGRSEGYFLPAIVNGGLTVALALVSIIIRKPMVAWTSYLARRWPLDWYWHSRVRPAYTEVTVVWVLFFALRLFWQVTLFQGNDISQLALVNALMGWPAIVLLLIFSYLYGTWRLARLGGPSVDEFRENRPAPWQSQRRGF; encoded by the coding sequence ATGCCTGAGAAAGCCCGCGAACTGCTGGAGGAATTCCACAGTGTGACCGGCAAGGTCGGCTTGCTGGATACCATCATTCCGCCCGTCCTGTTCCTGCTGTTGAACGGACTGGCGGGCTTCGAAACTGCGATGGCCGGCTCGCTCGGGCTGGCATTCGTGATTGCCATCGTGCGTTTGAGACGCAGGCAATCCCTGGCGTATGCGCTGGCTGGCATGGGCAGTGTCGGGTTGGCAATTGCGCTGGCGTACCTGCTCGGGCGTTCCGAAGGCTACTTCCTGCCCGCCATCGTCAACGGCGGTTTGACCGTTGCGCTGGCGCTGGTCAGCATCATCATCCGCAAGCCGATGGTGGCATGGACGAGTTATCTCGCCCGCCGCTGGCCCCTCGACTGGTACTGGCATTCAAGGGTGCGCCCCGCCTACACCGAAGTCACCGTGGTCTGGGTGCTCTTCTTCGCCCTGCGCCTGTTCTGGCAGGTGACGCTCTTTCAGGGCAACGACATCAGCCAGCTTGCGCTCGTCAATGCGCTCATGGGCTGGCCTGCCATCGTGCTTCTGCTCATCTTCAGTTATTTGTATGGAACCTGGCGTCTTGCCCGCTTGGGCGGTCCCAGCGTGGACGAGTTTCGGGAAAACCGGCCAGCCCCATGGCAAAGTCAGAGGCGCGGGTTTTAA
- a CDS encoding deoxyribodipyrimidine photo-lyase, whose translation MTSIWWIRRDLRLTDNLALHSALTHGSVIPVFILDPAFSTQSPRRRDFLYAGLHALDHELRKRGSHLVIRTGKPVDVLRRLFDEVKANAVHAEEDFTPYARRRDALIAKLLPLQLVGGQTVHHPKSILKKDGRPYTVYTPYSKAWKAALGGIELIPTPVKINTPQGFPSESLPKFESNKLFPAGEEEALTRLEEFLHKRIHEYADNRNRMDLDGTSALSPYLRFGMIGLRQAVHAVKLSNLQPFQPANPKGAEIWLNELIWREFYIQILFHFPHVSSGAFNPSLANIPWRNNESEFAAWKNGLTGMPIVDAAMRQLKETGWMHNRARMVVASFLVKDLLIDWRWGEAWFMVNLLDGDLAANNGGWQWTAGTGTDAAPYFRIFNPVLQSAKFDPHGEYIRKWVPELGGLGMDEIHAPWEYEIKAAGYPEKPIIDREVVKERTLMAYRLSKEQAR comes from the coding sequence ATGACCTCCATCTGGTGGATTCGCCGCGACTTAAGACTGACGGACAACCTCGCGCTTCATTCCGCGCTGACCCATGGTTCGGTTATCCCGGTCTTCATCCTCGACCCGGCATTTTCCACCCAATCCCCCCGCCGCAGGGACTTCCTGTACGCGGGGCTTCACGCACTCGATCACGAACTGCGGAAACGCGGTTCCCATCTCGTCATCCGCACAGGCAAACCCGTGGATGTGCTGCGGCGGTTGTTCGACGAAGTCAAAGCAAATGCCGTCCACGCCGAAGAGGACTTCACGCCCTACGCCCGCAGGCGGGATGCGCTCATTGCAAAACTCCTGCCCCTCCAACTCGTCGGCGGACAGACGGTGCATCATCCCAAATCCATCCTGAAAAAGGATGGCAGGCCGTACACGGTCTATACGCCTTATTCCAAGGCATGGAAGGCGGCGCTCGGCGGAATCGAATTGATCCCCACGCCGGTGAAGATAAACACCCCGCAGGGATTCCCATCCGAGTCATTGCCAAAATTTGAAAGCAATAAACTCTTCCCTGCTGGCGAAGAAGAAGCATTGACCAGACTCGAAGAATTTCTGCACAAACGAATCCATGAGTACGCCGACAATCGCAACCGCATGGACCTGGACGGCACGTCCGCGCTCTCGCCCTATCTTCGTTTCGGCATGATCGGCTTGCGCCAAGCCGTCCACGCGGTAAAACTTTCCAACCTTCAACCCTTCCAACCTGCCAACCCAAAAGGCGCGGAAATCTGGCTCAATGAACTGATCTGGCGTGAGTTCTACATCCAAATCCTGTTTCACTTCCCGCACGTGAGCAGCGGCGCGTTCAATCCATCCCTGGCGAATATCCCCTGGCGAAACAATGAATCCGAATTCGCCGCATGGAAAAATGGTCTCACGGGTATGCCCATTGTGGATGCCGCCATGCGTCAACTAAAGGAAACGGGTTGGATGCACAACCGCGCACGCATGGTCGTTGCATCGTTTCTGGTCAAGGATCTGCTGATCGACTGGCGCTGGGGCGAGGCATGGTTCATGGTAAATCTGCTCGACGGCGACCTCGCCGCGAACAACGGCGGCTGGCAATGGACGGCCGGCACCGGCACCGATGCCGCGCCGTATTTCAGGATCTTCAATCCTGTGCTGCAAAGCGCAAAGTTTGACCCGCACGGGGAGTACATCCGCAAGTGGGTTCCTGAATTAGGCGGGTTGGGCATGGATGAAATTCACGCGCCCTGGGAATATGAAATCAAAGCCGCGGGATATCCTGAAAAACCGATCATAGACCGTGAAGTTGTCAAGGAAAGAACATTGATGGCGTATCGCCTTTCAAAGGAACAAGCAAGATGA
- a CDS encoding alpha/beta hydrolase gives MIRKVLRAMGIALAVILALVLIGPFLVPVPPLENTLPMEDLTDADSRFVEINGVNVHYKTWGKGEPAFILLHGFGASLFSWREVTEPLAEIGTVIAYDRPAFGLTERPLEWEGESPYGPQAQVNLVIGLMDKFNIEKAILVGNSAGGTVSMQVALQYPQRVSALILVDAAVYAGGGAPSWIRPLLGAPQFDHLGPLVSRQLQAQGTEFIRTAWHDPSRITPDVFEGYQKPLQAENWDRALWELTLASQESGLADRLNEITLPVLVITGDDDRIVPTEQSLRLAGELPNATLGVIPQSGHLPHEENPLEFMRTVAGFLSTLQ, from the coding sequence ATGATAAGGAAGGTATTGCGCGCGATGGGAATCGCATTGGCGGTCATCCTCGCGCTGGTTTTGATTGGTCCGTTCCTCGTCCCTGTGCCGCCATTGGAAAACACCCTTCCAATGGAAGACCTCACAGACGCCGACAGCAGGTTCGTTGAGATCAACGGTGTTAACGTGCATTACAAGACATGGGGCAAAGGCGAACCGGCGTTTATTCTCCTGCATGGGTTCGGCGCAAGCCTGTTCTCGTGGCGCGAAGTGACTGAACCTCTCGCTGAAATTGGCACCGTCATCGCCTATGACCGCCCCGCATTCGGCCTGACCGAACGTCCGCTGGAGTGGGAAGGGGAAAGTCCCTACGGCCCGCAGGCTCAGGTTAACCTTGTCATTGGGCTGATGGATAAATTCAATATCGAAAAAGCCATCCTGGTCGGCAACTCTGCGGGCGGAACAGTTTCCATGCAGGTCGCCTTGCAATATCCGCAAAGAGTGTCGGCGTTAATTCTTGTCGATGCGGCCGTCTATGCGGGCGGGGGCGCGCCGTCATGGATCCGCCCCCTTTTGGGCGCGCCGCAATTCGATCACCTGGGTCCGCTTGTTTCCCGTCAACTTCAGGCGCAGGGAACCGAGTTCATCAGAACCGCCTGGCACGATCCATCGAGGATCACGCCCGATGTTTTTGAAGGCTATCAAAAACCGCTGCAGGCTGAAAACTGGGACCGGGCGCTTTGGGAGCTCACCCTCGCCAGTCAGGAAAGCGGCCTGGCCGATAGGTTAAACGAGATCACCCTGCCCGTACTGGTCATCACTGGCGACGATGACCGCATCGTCCCGACCGAACAATCGCTGCGGCTCGCAGGTGAATTGCCCAACGCCACGCTGGGCGTCATCCCGCAAAGCGGACATCTCCCGCATGAGGAAAACCCCCTGGAATTCATGCGGACCGTGGCCGGGTTTCTTTCCACACTGCAATGA
- a CDS encoding cytochrome P450 has translation MTKPLTPETGRAALRALLKEKSPLGPLKVMAKHVGRFFQIPIPGFRPYVVFGPEAVRKVLVTERDKVLWRNTDPVTDLLDRGVLVVDGEEHDKYRALMEPPLQPARLAGYTQMMIAQTDRVTSQWQHGETVDMLVESRKIALLIIMQTLFSRDIWDDLPRLWSPIVKAIEYISPGAWIIWRKIPRFGFRKPLKVLDDYLFGIIADRRKEEGKNNDVLQHLMDAGLTDKVICDQMLTMMIAGHDTSTALLAWVFALLGQHPDTHAHVTFEVDSMEKSPLLDHVIKESLRLYPPIHIGNRRIAEEMDFDGNKIPRHERLFYSIYLTHRDPEIWENADAFCPERFSLGRKTPPMSYIPFGGGPRACIGAAFGQAEARIVISRLLKTHTFEFTDHPIHPHMGATLEPRPGVMMRVVKRNK, from the coding sequence ATGACAAAACCGCTTACCCCTGAAACCGGGCGCGCCGCATTGCGCGCCTTGCTAAAAGAAAAATCACCGCTGGGTCCATTGAAGGTAATGGCAAAACATGTCGGGCGTTTCTTTCAGATCCCCATCCCCGGCTTTCGCCCGTATGTTGTCTTCGGTCCCGAAGCCGTCCGTAAAGTTCTCGTCACCGAGCGGGACAAGGTCTTATGGCGCAACACAGACCCTGTTACAGATTTGCTGGACCGCGGCGTGCTGGTCGTGGACGGTGAAGAGCACGATAAATATCGCGCCCTGATGGAACCGCCGCTTCAGCCTGCGCGCCTGGCTGGGTACACCCAAATGATGATCGCCCAAACGGACAGGGTCACCTCCCAATGGCAGCATGGTGAGACGGTGGACATGCTGGTCGAAAGCCGCAAGATCGCCCTGCTGATCATCATGCAAACCCTGTTCAGCAGGGATATTTGGGATGACCTCCCGCGTCTCTGGAGCCCGATCGTCAAAGCCATCGAATACATCTCCCCCGGCGCCTGGATCATCTGGCGCAAGATCCCCCGTTTCGGCTTTCGCAAGCCGTTGAAAGTACTGGATGATTATTTGTTCGGAATCATTGCGGACAGAAGAAAGGAAGAAGGAAAAAACAACGATGTACTCCAGCACCTCATGGATGCAGGCCTGACCGACAAGGTCATCTGCGATCAAATGCTGACCATGATGATCGCGGGACATGACACCTCCACCGCCCTGCTGGCATGGGTCTTTGCACTATTGGGGCAGCATCCCGATACTCATGCACATGTCACCTTTGAAGTGGATTCCATGGAAAAATCCCCGCTGCTCGACCATGTCATCAAGGAGAGTCTGCGGCTTTATCCACCCATCCACATAGGCAACCGCCGCATTGCGGAAGAAATGGACTTCGATGGCAATAAAATCCCAAGGCATGAGCGGCTTTTTTATTCCATCTACCTCACCCATCGCGATCCCGAAATCTGGGAAAACGCGGATGCTTTTTGCCCCGAACGATTCTCTCTCGGACGCAAGACACCGCCCATGAGCTACATTCCATTTGGCGGCGGACCACGTGCGTGCATCGGCGCGGCATTTGGTCAGGCGGAGGCGCGGATTGTCATCTCGCGCCTTCTGAAAACTCACACATTCGAATTCACCGATCATCCAATTCATCCGCACATGGGCGCAACGCTTGAACCGCGCCCCGGCGTGATGATGAGGGTTGTAAAACGAAATAAATAA
- a CDS encoding lycopene cyclase domain-containing protein, translating into MTYFGFLLRFLVIPIVILLVITWRDNKNNKPAPGFQNGRAVWIAILVHVIIAVVYTTPWDNYLVATGVWYYNPHLVTGIVFGYVPIEEYTFFVLETLLSGLWWWFLARRIAEPGGPFQPSKSGRMIAAGILFLAWIIFTVLFFSDNKSITYLSITLFWALPAIFPQLLYGADILWHYRRLVFPGFLVPGAYLSLTDIVALTDSTWSIAKDQTTGILFFGILPLEEVVFFFITNILIIFGMTLLLSNIGQQRFRTWKDNNYKGLP; encoded by the coding sequence ATGACCTACTTCGGATTTCTCCTGCGCTTTCTCGTCATCCCCATCGTGATCCTTCTCGTTATCACCTGGCGGGACAATAAAAACAACAAACCCGCACCTGGCTTTCAAAACGGCCGGGCCGTCTGGATCGCGATACTTGTCCATGTCATCATCGCAGTGGTTTACACCACCCCCTGGGATAATTATCTCGTTGCAACAGGCGTGTGGTACTACAACCCGCACCTCGTCACAGGCATAGTCTTTGGCTACGTCCCTATCGAAGAGTATACGTTCTTTGTTTTGGAAACGCTGCTCTCAGGTCTATGGTGGTGGTTCCTGGCAAGAAGAATTGCCGAACCCGGGGGCCCTTTTCAGCCTTCAAAGTCTGGCCGGATGATCGCAGCCGGCATTTTGTTCCTTGCCTGGATTATTTTCACGGTGTTATTCTTCAGCGACAATAAATCCATCACCTACCTGTCGATCACTCTTTTCTGGGCGTTGCCGGCCATCTTCCCACAGCTGCTTTATGGCGCAGATATTCTCTGGCATTACCGCAGGCTTGTTTTTCCCGGCTTCCTCGTCCCCGGCGCATATCTCTCGTTGACGGACATCGTGGCACTTACCGATTCAACCTGGTCCATCGCAAAGGACCAGACCACGGGCATCCTTTTCTTTGGTATTCTGCCTCTCGAAGAAGTGGTCTTCTTTTTCATCACCAACATCCTCATCATTTTCGGGATGACACTTCTTCTGTCCAACATTGGCCAGCAAAGATTCAGGACGTGGAAGGATAATAACTACAAGGGGCTCCCATAA
- a CDS encoding glycosyltransferase family 2 protein, translated as MKITYSIIAPIYNEIENLPELYRRITDVMESSGEPWELILVDDGSTDGSTEKIRELARANKHVRPVIFARNFGHQVAITAGWDYARGDAVIIIDADLQDPPETILDLAAKWKEGYEVVYAVRGEREGESWFKLWTASLFYRLIYRITDVKIPVDTGDFRLMDRKVVDVLKQMKERHRFPRGMSAWVGFRQIGVTYKRAARYAGVTKYPFRKMFRLALNAITSFSYFPLQVATFFGFVSAGIAILAIPVVIYMRITGSGAFFGQATTLIAVLFLGGVQLISLGVLGEYIGRLYDEAKGRPLYIVSDAPEGD; from the coding sequence ATGAAAATTACATACTCGATCATCGCCCCCATCTATAACGAAATTGAAAACCTTCCGGAGTTGTACCGCCGCATAACGGATGTCATGGAATCATCAGGCGAACCCTGGGAGCTCATTCTTGTTGATGACGGCTCCACGGACGGTTCGACGGAAAAGATCCGGGAACTTGCGCGGGCAAACAAGCATGTGCGCCCCGTCATCTTTGCGCGGAATTTCGGGCATCAGGTTGCCATCACCGCCGGCTGGGATTATGCGCGCGGCGATGCGGTGATTATCATTGATGCAGACCTGCAGGATCCGCCGGAAACCATTCTTGACCTTGCAGCGAAGTGGAAGGAAGGCTACGAGGTTGTGTACGCCGTGCGCGGCGAGCGTGAGGGTGAATCGTGGTTCAAGTTGTGGACGGCGTCCCTGTTCTACCGCCTCATCTATCGCATTACGGATGTGAAAATCCCGGTGGATACCGGTGACTTCCGTCTGATGGATCGCAAGGTAGTGGATGTCCTCAAGCAGATGAAGGAACGGCACCGCTTTCCACGAGGTATGTCCGCCTGGGTTGGGTTCAGGCAGATCGGCGTCACCTATAAGCGCGCTGCACGTTATGCGGGTGTGACCAAATATCCGTTCAGGAAGATGTTCAGGCTTGCGCTGAACGCCATCACAAGTTTTTCCTATTTTCCCCTGCAGGTTGCAACTTTCTTTGGCTTTGTCTCGGCGGGGATCGCCATCCTTGCCATCCCCGTTGTAATTTATATGCGCATCACGGGATCGGGGGCATTCTTTGGCCAGGCGACCACCTTGATCGCGGTCCTGTTCCTTGGCGGGGTGCAGTTGATTTCGCTTGGGGTTCTTGGCGAATATATCGGCCGCCTCTATGACGAAGCAAAAGGCAGACCGTTATACATTGTCAGCGACGCGCCTGAAGGCGACTGA
- the thrC gene encoding threonine synthase, translating into MKNFTGYKCSLCGTEYLQGQVTYTCPRDGGNLDVVLDYDSIRKKFQPEDITSRTESSLWRYLPLLPVAEPGGDSTPLHAAGWTPVFALPRLAEKLHLKHLWLKDESRNPTASFKDRASAVVVARAQELKSEVVVTASTGNAGAALAGMAAAVGQKAIIFAPKSAPQAKVAQLLVFGAKVILVDGTYDDAFDLTVKAADEFGWYCRNTGYNPFTLEGKKTAAFEIWEWWIEAHRAWHKKDSALGDHAPLAIFVSVGDGNIISGIHKGFKDLMALGWIPNMPRIIGVQAEGSAAIANAFHANTETITPVSAMTIADSISVDLPRDGVRAVRAAVQTEGTYVTVTDAAIIQSIAELGKMGVFAEPAGATAYAGLVKAAGSGLVGSDDPILLMNTGSGLKDVRAAMQAVQPAPIIEPTLAAVKKIL; encoded by the coding sequence ATGAAAAATTTCACCGGCTATAAATGCTCTCTGTGCGGAACCGAGTACCTGCAGGGCCAGGTCACATACACCTGCCCCAGGGACGGCGGTAACCTGGATGTGGTCCTTGATTACGATTCCATCCGAAAGAAATTCCAGCCCGAGGATATTACCTCACGGACGGAATCCTCGCTTTGGCGATATCTGCCGCTTTTACCTGTCGCTGAACCGGGCGGAGACTCAACCCCCCTGCACGCCGCGGGCTGGACGCCGGTATTTGCCCTGCCGCGCCTGGCTGAAAAACTACACCTCAAACATCTCTGGCTAAAGGACGAGTCGCGCAACCCCACGGCATCCTTTAAGGATCGGGCCAGCGCAGTGGTGGTGGCCCGCGCCCAGGAATTGAAATCCGAAGTTGTTGTGACTGCTTCCACAGGAAATGCGGGCGCAGCACTGGCGGGTATGGCCGCCGCAGTGGGCCAAAAAGCCATTATCTTCGCGCCCAAGTCCGCGCCGCAGGCAAAGGTGGCGCAGCTGCTGGTTTTTGGCGCGAAGGTCATCCTTGTGGATGGCACGTATGACGATGCCTTTGACCTGACGGTCAAAGCCGCGGACGAGTTCGGCTGGTATTGCCGCAACACCGGCTACAATCCATTTACTTTGGAAGGCAAGAAGACCGCCGCTTTTGAAATTTGGGAATGGTGGATCGAGGCACATCGTGCCTGGCATAAAAAAGACAGCGCCCTGGGTGACCATGCGCCGCTGGCAATTTTTGTTTCCGTGGGTGACGGTAATATCATCTCCGGCATCCACAAGGGATTTAAAGACCTGATGGCGCTGGGATGGATTCCGAACATGCCGCGTATCATTGGCGTACAGGCCGAAGGTTCCGCCGCGATTGCAAACGCCTTCCATGCAAATACAGAAACCATCACGCCCGTCTCTGCAATGACGATCGCAGACAGTATCTCGGTGGATCTGCCGCGGGACGGCGTCCGTGCCGTGCGGGCGGCGGTGCAGACCGAAGGCACGTACGTCACCGTGACTGATGCTGCGATCATCCAGTCCATTGCGGAGCTGGGGAAGATGGGGGTCTTTGCCGAACCAGCCGGGGCGACGGCGTATGCCGGTTTGGTCAAGGCGGCAGGCTCGGGACTGGTCGGAAGCGACGATCCGATCCTGTTGATGAATACCGGCAGCGGCCTCAAGGACGTCCGTGCTGCGATGCAGGCTGTCCAGCCTGCGCCGATCATCGAACCCACGCTGGCTGCGGTCAAAAAAATATTATGA
- a CDS encoding molybdopterin-dependent oxidoreductase, with protein sequence MSNINFSVNGRQYSLEPIAGETLSTLLRERLCLTGTKIGCEEAECGACTVLVDGEPIMSCVYPAERADGKAIVTIEGLAQRVHEEMQLHPLQEAFVEHGAVQCGFCIPGQIMTAYALLKRNLNPSKDDIRFALKDTLCRCAGYPSIENAILAAAESLRTGEPIKKPHVPDSIHSHAAVGHSHLRPDAIEKVNGAAIFTDDLKFDGMLYAKARRAMIPHGFLKKIDISRARSLPGVVAVLTAEDIPGEKTHGLVIYDWPVLVGVGERIRYVGDAIAIIAAETQQIAEQASALIEAEFDLQPVITNPVQARQEGVPRLHENGNLLKHIKVRKGDMEQGFAESDVILEHTFHTQITDHAFIEPECSIGVPLPDGRMEIYVGSQIPYQDRTQVARAMGWEEERVRIVGQLMGGGFGGKEDVMGQIHVAMLANVTQRPVKLLFDRHESLLVHPKRHATQIRVKIGAKKDGRLVAAETELYGDTGAYASLGEKVMTRATTHSAGPYDIPHVRADCYAMYTNNPPAGAFRGFGVTQSAFAVESMMDMLAEKLKIEPVELRRMNSLHVGSFTNTGQELRESVGLMECIDRVEAEMRKQTPLPFAPRVDPNNPNLMRAWGFAAAYKNTGLGGGAPDKSGADVELYEDGTFQVRSSAAELGQGLVTVMRLIVAEEMSVPPEQVRVLVMDTDLSPNGGPTTASRQTFVTGNASRYAAKTLRDQISASLAEKFDVRPDQIRFERGLVHVNGHSLSYAEIYKEMTGMGQQPRVRYEYEAPKTQPLGTGGDMHFAFSFGVQAAEVEVNKLTGEVCVLKVISANDVGMAVNPLGLQGQVEGGVMMGLGNCLTEEFIMDNGNVVTGHLARYRVPGIMLTPEITSIIVEHPIAAGPYGAKGVGEICSIPTTPAITNAIYNAVGVRFDKLPVDQELIARELLERGK encoded by the coding sequence ATGTCAAACATAAATTTTTCCGTCAATGGCAGGCAATATTCGCTTGAACCCATCGCGGGTGAGACATTATCCACCCTGTTGCGCGAGAGACTTTGCCTGACGGGCACGAAGATCGGATGTGAAGAAGCGGAGTGCGGCGCATGCACCGTGCTCGTGGATGGCGAACCGATTATGTCCTGCGTCTATCCCGCCGAGCGCGCGGACGGCAAGGCGATTGTCACCATTGAAGGGCTGGCACAGCGCGTCCATGAAGAAATGCAACTGCATCCGTTGCAGGAGGCGTTCGTGGAGCACGGCGCAGTGCAATGTGGATTCTGTATCCCCGGGCAGATCATGACGGCATATGCCCTGCTCAAGCGCAACCTGAATCCAAGCAAAGATGATATTCGTTTTGCATTGAAGGATACACTCTGCCGCTGTGCGGGATACCCCTCCATTGAAAACGCGATCCTTGCCGCGGCGGAATCCCTGCGAACGGGTGAACCCATTAAGAAACCTCATGTTCCCGATTCGATCCACTCGCATGCAGCCGTCGGGCATTCTCATTTGCGTCCTGATGCGATTGAAAAGGTCAATGGTGCTGCCATCTTTACCGATGATTTGAAATTCGACGGCATGTTGTATGCCAAGGCCAGACGCGCCATGATCCCGCATGGTTTTTTGAAGAAAATTGACATTTCCAGGGCAAGGTCTTTGCCCGGCGTGGTTGCGGTTCTCACTGCGGAAGACATCCCCGGGGAAAAAACACATGGGCTGGTTATTTACGACTGGCCCGTACTGGTCGGTGTGGGGGAACGCATCCGCTACGTGGGGGATGCAATCGCGATCATAGCGGCGGAAACGCAGCAGATCGCCGAGCAGGCGTCGGCGTTGATCGAGGCGGAGTTTGACCTGCAGCCTGTCATCACGAATCCCGTGCAGGCGCGTCAGGAAGGTGTCCCGCGACTCCATGAAAACGGAAATTTGCTCAAGCACATAAAAGTCCGCAAGGGTGATATGGAGCAGGGCTTTGCCGAATCGGATGTCATTTTGGAGCATACCTTCCACACGCAAATCACCGACCATGCCTTCATCGAACCTGAATGCAGCATTGGCGTGCCGCTGCCGGATGGCCGCATGGAAATCTATGTCGGTTCGCAAATTCCGTATCAGGATCGAACGCAGGTGGCGCGTGCGATGGGTTGGGAGGAGGAACGTGTGCGCATCGTGGGGCAGTTGATGGGCGGCGGCTTTGGCGGCAAGGAGGATGTGATGGGACAGATCCATGTCGCCATGCTTGCAAATGTTACACAGCGACCTGTGAAACTGTTGTTCGACCGTCATGAAAGTCTGCTGGTGCATCCCAAACGCCACGCCACGCAGATCCGAGTGAAGATCGGCGCGAAGAAAGACGGCCGTCTTGTTGCGGCTGAGACCGAACTCTACGGTGATACGGGCGCGTATGCATCGCTCGGCGAAAAAGTGATGACCCGCGCCACCACTCATTCGGCGGGCCCCTATGATATTCCGCATGTGCGTGCCGACTGCTATGCCATGTATACCAACAATCCACCCGCAGGCGCGTTCCGAGGTTTTGGCGTCACGCAATCGGCCTTTGCGGTCGAGTCGATGATGGACATGCTCGCTGAAAAGTTGAAGATTGAACCCGTTGAATTGCGCCGCATGAATTCACTGCATGTGGGCAGCTTCACCAATACGGGACAGGAACTGCGCGAGTCGGTCGGCCTGATGGAATGTATTGACCGTGTGGAAGCGGAAATGCGAAAGCAAACACCGCTTCCCTTTGCCCCGAGGGTTGATCCAAACAACCCGAACCTGATGCGCGCCTGGGGCTTTGCCGCTGCATATAAGAACACGGGACTCGGCGGCGGCGCACCGGATAAATCCGGTGCGGATGTGGAACTTTATGAAGACGGCACCTTCCAGGTGCGCAGTTCCGCTGCCGAACTCGGGCAGGGATTGGTCACCGTCATGCGTTTGATCGTCGCTGAAGAAATGTCCGTCCCCCCGGAACAGGTGCGCGTCCTTGTGATGGATACGGATCTGTCCCCCAATGGCGGTCCCACCACCGCCTCGCGTCAGACGTTTGTGACAGGCAATGCTTCCCGCTATGCCGCCAAAACCCTGCGCGATCAGATCAGCGCTTCGCTGGCGGAGAAATTTGACGTGCGCCCTGACCAGATTCGCTTTGAGCGCGGCCTGGTGCATGTCAACGGGCACTCGCTGTCCTACGCGGAAATCTATAAGGAAATGACTGGCATGGGTCAGCAGCCGCGTGTCCGTTATGAGTATGAGGCCCCGAAGACTCAGCCTTTGGGAACGGGCGGCGACATGCATTTCGCCTTCTCATTCGGCGTGCAGGCCGCCGAAGTGGAGGTCAACAAACTGACGGGTGAAGTCTGCGTGCTGAAGGTTATCTCTGCCAATGATGTGGGCATGGCGGTTAACCCGCTTGGCTTGCAGGGACAGGTGGAGGGCGGCGTGATGATGGGCCTCGGTAACTGCCTCACCGAGGAGTTCATCATGGATAACGGCAACGTGGTCACAGGTCATCTTGCACGCTACCGCGTCCCCGGTATTATGCTTACGCCTGAGATCACATCCATTATTGTGGAACATCCCATCGCCGCAGGCCCGTATGGCGCAAAAGGTGTGGGCGAGATCTGCAGCATTCCTACCACGCCTGCCATCACGAACGCGATTTATAACGCGGTCGGCGTGCGGTTTGATAAGCTGCCTGTTGATCAGGAGTTGATTGCAAGGGAGTTGTTGGAGAGGGGAAAGTAG